GCAGCCACACTGAAGATCTTCGCCTTCTTGTTTCTGTCCTGCCTTAGCATTGGAGGTTAGCCTTCCAAGCAACCTGCAGGCACTATATTTATCTAATAATCTGCAACAAAAGCTAAAAATCTTGGCAAATATGAAGTCCTCTTCCTGACCCATTCGCACTGTACTCTTTCATCTGTGCGTGCAGGAAATGCTTATGAGCCATGCAAGCTCTCGGACGTAGTCGTCGCGCAGACTGTCAAGGCCCGCCACGAAGGCGGGTGCCTAGAGATCGCTGTGACGGTGGAGAACAGGTGCATCTGCACGCAGAGCAACGTGAAGCTGGCGTGCAAAGGGTTCAGCTCCTCCGTGCACGTCTACCCTGCTGGAATCCTCCAAACCGACGGCAACGGGCTATTCAGCCTCGGTGGTGGAAACTCCATCGGCAACGCTGTCAAGTTCTCCTACTGGTCGACCGCACAGATCAGCTTCGCGCCTGTGTCGTCCACCATCGGCTGCTCGGCTGCTTAGAGTGTATGATGGGTTGATGCCTCTTTATGGACATCAGAAACCAGATTATGTGGCTAAATTGTAATGCTAGCAAATAAACAGTTATTGAATAATGCTTCttattttttatgaattttttatggTGAATGTAAACTTTTATCTCAAAGATATCAAAGAGACGCGTCTGTTGCAGTCTTGCAGATCGGCATAGGTCTGGCAGGTTTCGGTTGGGCATTGATTCGTGAGAAATTTGCTTTGTATGCGAAGAAATGGTAGGGTTGGTGAGATTCATCTGGAAAATAGAAGATTCATCCTAATGTTACAACCACCTTATTGATTAGTTGTGGAGTGTCAAGCTGGTTCTGCGCGATGGTTGCAAGGATAAAGTGTGTTTGATTTTCGTCTCTGCCAGGATACATGACCAGGTCGGAATGGTTACTCTTGAAGGAGGTGATTGGTATTTCTAACCACTTGAGCTTGGTGTGATGCCGGCTTGGGTTGGACAGCATTGACTACCCGCTCAATGTCCCTGTATTATCTCTAGGACTATTAGTACGTTGTTGATCCACCATATATATCACAATAATGTTTCTATCAACAACCTGATACTGCTTCACCATTGCTCTCTGCCTTCAAATTGAGGCTTCTTAGCTTCATTgaacttgttcttgttggactaGATCGCCTTTGCTAAAACCTTCTGTGTCACATGGAATTCCTTGACAACATGCTACTCCAAGCTATTGACTATGAATGGGACACCACGGGCCACGTTCCCACCTACTCCACCGTTGTCTCGCCATGGACCTTATCTATCTGTGGTGGTCACCTCTGACTTAGTATTTTTCATGTgtctatttttttcatttttttgcttTTCCCTCGTCAGTTTTTGATTTATCCTGCTTCCAGCTAGAAGCCCTACTACAGAAGATGCTTTCACCTGAAATCAGTGGTGGAAGGGATCTCCACCGCCGGTTGGTGtctgttgacaccattttttgacacgtgtcaagatgCAGGAGAGAAAGGTCGCCGATGTTAGAAGAAGCCAAAAGAGCACAGTTTGAAGATCAGCCGATTGGCCAAGGGAATATTCTAGTTTGGAAGGTGCTGATGCATGTGATTTGGAAGCTAGCCGATGGGACCGTTGCCGATGAATTTAAAGGAATATTCTGGATTCGGTTGGATTTTGATGATTCAGTTATGATTCGACTTAGTTTATTTAGGAAATCTTTTACTTTTTGTCAAGATAtttgtttgccgtaatcggctagaacTTGTTAGcttaggctataaatattagTTGTACGCGACCTTAAGAGATTGAAACACATCCAATAAACAAAGCTTTATAATtcccttgcaatttactttctagTCGGGGACtttgctattttcttttttgcgagttctttcaagctaatCAAGAACGTCTCACATTCTAGCAACTTAATTCGCTGGTAAGTATtcattttaccgagtaaatctgagctttagcttccggtcGCATCGTTGTTGCTTCCTTCAGATTTATTCAAAAGTTCTcgaatttatctaggctttgatttCTGGCGTATCGCTGTTTTCTCatttagatttattcacaactTGCTGATATTTGCTAGATTTATAGGTTTTTTCTTGTAATTTTAGCCTTTATCAGATTTATCCGCTTTGAAACACGTGCAATCGGCTGTGATCTTTGTAATATTGTTACAATATTATAAAAACCGATTTAAATCTGTTTCAAGCATTGTCAAGTAGCTTTATTTATGTTATACTTTTGTAGCTTTTATATTGTTAAACGTGTAATCAGCTATTTGAGCCGatttgtcgttttctgtatcggctaTACCTGCTGATACGCCCACCCACATTGTACTCACATTAATTATATCTTGTCATTTTCTGCATCTGTAGGGTTTGCCGATACGttgtgtgagagatattcggaaaaTTAGCCGATACGCTCTTAGATCTAACATTTTTTGactccttgtcaatttacaggtcaaattgactggcacgcttggtttgaATTCTAAAACTTGACGATCGgtgctttcagattctagtgtgTTGAGTTTTTGCGTCAACAGTGTCTAAAACCGGCAGTGAAAGTATCACCACTAGATTTTAACACCTTCCGATTGTACTGCCCTCCACATACCTGAAAATATATTGCAATCAAATTCAATTCCATAGACCTAATGGTATTGCC
This genomic interval from Panicum virgatum strain AP13 chromosome 8K, P.virgatum_v5, whole genome shotgun sequence contains the following:
- the LOC120645659 gene encoding uncharacterized protein LOC120645659; this encodes MAATLKIFAFLFLSCLSIGGNAYEPCKLSDVVVAQTVKARHEGGCLEIAVTVENRCICTQSNVKLACKGFSSSVHVYPAGILQTDGNGLFSLGGGNSIGNAVKFSYWSTAQISFAPVSSTIGCSAA